The following are encoded together in the Magnetospirillum gryphiswaldense MSR-1 v2 genome:
- the mamQ gene encoding magnetosome protein MamQ, producing the protein MTLQFRYFIRAVSAITVLVVFAFGLLRYNEFLTMREDAQSKRSNFEVEIQRRNNLFGNLINLTVNHASLESTVFNHGSDKRTEGVSGSTAKNEVLKIDQIFSRDGFGAAFGKIIAYSERYPDIKSVKSYKLMMSSLVEMEERIANNRVLYNESAAKFNAEIRKMPWKYLAIIAGFQPREYFHQGQESTAIINAPIVAPEMYQQLMPLDSAQEPNKK; encoded by the coding sequence ATGACTCTTCAATTCAGATATTTTATCCGAGCAGTGTCCGCAATCACGGTCCTGGTTGTGTTTGCGTTTGGGCTCCTGCGCTACAATGAATTTCTTACAATGCGGGAAGACGCCCAATCAAAGAGATCTAATTTTGAGGTTGAGATTCAAAGACGAAATAATTTGTTCGGCAACCTCATTAACCTAACAGTTAATCATGCTTCTTTAGAGAGTACTGTATTTAATCATGGTTCAGATAAGCGCACTGAAGGTGTTTCTGGTAGCACTGCCAAAAATGAAGTATTGAAAATTGATCAGATATTTTCCCGTGATGGATTCGGCGCTGCATTCGGAAAAATTATTGCTTACTCTGAACGTTATCCAGACATTAAATCCGTTAAATCATATAAATTAATGATGTCATCTCTGGTTGAGATGGAAGAAAGAATAGCTAACAATAGAGTTTTATATAATGAATCTGCTGCGAAATTTAATGCTGAGATTCGAAAAATGCCTTGGAAATACCTAGCTATTATTGCTGGCTTCCAGCCTCGTGAATATTTTCATCAAGGTCAGGAAAGCACTGCGATTATCAATGCCCCCATTGTTGCTCCAGAGATGTACCAACAGCTGATGCCATTGGATTCTGCACAGGAGCCAAACAAAAAGTGA
- the tnpB gene encoding IS66 family insertion sequence element accessory protein TnpB (TnpB, as the term is used for proteins encoded by IS66 family insertion elements, is considered an accessory protein, since TnpC, encoded by a neighboring gene, is a DDE family transposase.) — MIPVPTGVRVWLAVGRTDMRRGMNGLALQVQEALGRDPHAGDLFVFRGARGDLIKVLWHDGLGMSLYAKRLEKGRFIWPSPADGVVAISSAQLAYMLDGIDWRNPRHTFRPRSAG; from the coding sequence ATGATCCCGGTTCCGACGGGCGTCCGGGTCTGGCTGGCGGTCGGGCGGACGGACATGCGGCGCGGCATGAACGGCTTGGCGCTGCAGGTGCAGGAGGCGCTCGGCCGCGATCCCCACGCCGGTGACCTGTTCGTTTTCCGGGGTGCTCGGGGGGATCTGATCAAGGTCCTTTGGCACGACGGCCTGGGCATGTCGCTGTACGCCAAGCGCCTGGAGAAGGGGCGGTTCATCTGGCCCTCTCCGGCTGACGGCGTGGTGGCGATCTCGTCGGCCCAACTGGCCTACATGCTCGACGGGATCGACTGGCGCAACCCGCGCCACACCTTCCGCCCGCGAAGTGCCGGATAG
- a CDS encoding tyrosine-type recombinase/integrase: MKQAKVLSPDETKRVLSIIAQDRHADRNRMAFQFSLLAGLRACEIASLTIGDVMDSTGKPKSEIYLAQSMTKGKKGRTIMVGDKLQKEVARFIALQDSRESSRPLIASQKSNKPFSANTLVQLFRKIYADAGIDGASSHSGRRSFITTLAEKGVGARVLQHLAGHSSLATTQRYIDVNDAMLKKAVNLMG, encoded by the coding sequence ATGAAACAGGCGAAGGTTCTTTCCCCAGACGAGACCAAGCGGGTTCTGTCCATCATTGCCCAAGATCGTCATGCAGACAGGAATCGCATGGCATTCCAGTTCAGCCTACTCGCAGGATTGCGGGCTTGTGAGATTGCCAGCCTCACCATCGGCGATGTGATGGATTCCACCGGCAAGCCCAAATCGGAAATCTACCTCGCCCAGTCCATGACCAAGGGCAAGAAGGGTCGCACCATCATGGTGGGCGACAAACTCCAGAAGGAGGTGGCTCGATTCATTGCCCTCCAAGATTCCCGGGAATCTTCCCGCCCCCTGATTGCCAGCCAGAAATCTAACAAGCCATTTTCGGCAAACACGTTGGTCCAGCTATTCAGGAAGATTTATGCCGATGCGGGGATCGATGGAGCCAGCAGCCATAGTGGACGACGCTCCTTTATAACAACGCTTGCCGAGAAGGGCGTCGGGGCAAGGGTTCTGCAGCACCTTGCTGGGCATTCCAGCCTCGCAACCACCCAGAGGTACATCGACGTCAACGATGCCATGCTGAAGAAGGCGGTCAATTTGATGGGGTGA
- the trxA gene encoding thioredoxin gives MDFIIGSGSKPAAGGATPSDLIKDGSAATFTADVIEASMKAPVIVDFWATWCGPCKQLGPALEKVVREARGAVRMVKIDVDKNQELAAQLRIQSVPTVYAFANGRPVDGFTGAQSESQLRAFVQRLTKSAAQPSLAEVMDEAKALLAQGDAETAAQIFQQVLGEDPNNGPAMAGLLRCLMAVGDVDSVVQMLGQLPPELAKHAEVAAVRTALELQQAAAAGAGQAAELRRRLAANADDHQARFDLALAYYGAGETEAALEELLELFRRDRTWNDDGARKQLLKMFEALGGAHPLTLQGRRRLSALLFA, from the coding sequence ATGGATTTCATCATTGGTTCAGGATCAAAGCCCGCCGCCGGCGGGGCCACCCCCAGCGATCTCATCAAGGATGGCAGTGCCGCGACCTTTACCGCCGACGTCATCGAAGCCTCCATGAAGGCGCCGGTGATCGTCGATTTCTGGGCAACGTGGTGCGGCCCGTGCAAACAATTGGGGCCGGCCCTGGAAAAAGTGGTGCGCGAGGCTCGCGGTGCCGTGCGCATGGTCAAGATCGACGTCGACAAGAACCAGGAACTGGCGGCGCAATTGCGCATTCAGTCAGTGCCCACCGTCTACGCCTTCGCCAATGGCCGTCCCGTGGATGGCTTTACCGGCGCCCAGTCGGAAAGCCAGTTGCGCGCTTTCGTCCAACGCTTGACCAAGAGCGCGGCCCAGCCCAGCCTGGCCGAGGTGATGGACGAGGCCAAGGCCTTGCTGGCCCAAGGCGATGCCGAGACCGCCGCGCAGATTTTCCAGCAGGTGCTGGGCGAAGACCCCAATAACGGCCCGGCCATGGCCGGGCTGCTGCGCTGCCTGATGGCGGTGGGCGATGTGGACAGCGTGGTCCAGATGTTGGGGCAATTGCCGCCGGAGCTGGCCAAGCATGCCGAGGTGGCGGCGGTCAGGACAGCGCTGGAACTGCAACAGGCCGCCGCGGCCGGGGCTGGGCAGGCGGCTGAATTGCGCCGCCGGCTGGCGGCCAATGCCGATGATCATCAGGCCCGTTTCGATCTGGCCCTGGCCTATTATGGTGCCGGCGAAACCGAAGCGGCGCTCGAGGAATTGCTGGAATTGTTCCGCCGTGACCGCACCTGGAACGACGATGGCGCGCGCAAGCAATTGCTGAAGATGTTCGAGGCCTTGGGCGGTGCCCATCCGCTGACCCTGCAGGGCCGGCGTCGGTTGTCGGCGCTGTTGTTCGCATGA
- a CDS encoding DEAD/DEAH box helicase family protein: MIRQLLMPTNEAFSRIKIDAQLKDVGWSLTDGHSVRYEYHLPDKTKADYVLCNRHGHALAVVEAKRASINPVEAEKQALDYAKQVDVPFIFLANGDEVWFWEWEKEAHPRLVATFSSQEDLERATALRTLRVDPLTVPIDDKIAGRDYQKACINKLSEEITLGRRKMLVSMATGCGKTRLSISS; the protein is encoded by the coding sequence ATGATCAGGCAACTGCTGATGCCCACCAATGAAGCCTTCAGCCGCATCAAGATTGACGCCCAATTGAAGGATGTGGGGTGGAGTCTGACCGACGGGCATAGCGTCAGATACGAGTATCACCTGCCGGACAAGACCAAGGCTGATTATGTCCTGTGCAATCGACACGGTCACGCCCTGGCGGTGGTGGAAGCCAAGCGGGCATCCATCAATCCAGTTGAAGCCGAGAAGCAGGCACTTGATTACGCCAAGCAGGTGGATGTGCCCTTCATCTTCCTCGCCAATGGCGACGAGGTGTGGTTCTGGGAATGGGAGAAGGAAGCCCATCCCCGGCTGGTGGCGACATTCTCGTCCCAGGAAGACCTTGAACGGGCGACTGCCCTGCGAACGCTTCGAGTTGATCCGCTCACCGTGCCCATCGATGACAAGATCGCTGGGCGTGATTACCAGAAGGCGTGCATCAACAAACTTTCTGAGGAAATTACGCTTGGGCGGCGAAAGATGCTGGTCAGCATGGCGACCGGTTGCGGCAAGACTCGGTTGTCCATTTCATCGTAG
- the tnpC gene encoding IS66 family transposase, translating into MEIGRETPTDDIDALRAELAVARARAAEDQALIAHQKLQIEKLKRELYGPQAERSARLIDQMELAFEELAAAATEDEITAEKAAARTTNVAAFTRNRPARKPFPEHLPRERVVEPAPSACSCCGGDRLRKIGEDVTETLEVIPRQWKVIQRVREKFSCRDCEKISQAPAPFHVTPRGWAGPSLLAMILFEKFGQHQPLNRQAERYAKEGVPLSLSTLADQVGAGCAALEPLIRRIEAHVFAAARLHGDDTTVPVLAKGKTDTGRCWVYVRDDRPFGGPAPPAAMFYYSRDRRGEHPQAHLAGYAGLLQADAYGGYGALYLPDRKPGPILEAACWAHARRPFFALADLAANARRKAEGRAASVISPLALEAVRRIDALFEIERAISGQDADRRRAIRQELSAPLVADLERWLTEKRAGLSRGNDLAKAMDYMLKRWPAFTRFLDDGRVCMTNNSAERALRGIALGRKSWLFAGSDRGGQRAASMYSLIVTAKMNDIDPQAWLADVLARIAGHPASRIDELLPWNWRNANPASAVAA; encoded by the coding sequence ATGGAAATCGGCCGCGAGACCCCGACAGACGACATCGACGCCCTGAGGGCGGAGCTGGCGGTCGCGCGCGCCAGGGCCGCCGAGGACCAGGCGCTGATCGCGCACCAGAAGCTGCAGATCGAGAAACTGAAGCGCGAACTCTACGGCCCCCAGGCGGAACGCTCGGCCCGCCTGATCGACCAGATGGAGCTGGCGTTCGAGGAACTGGCGGCGGCGGCCACCGAGGACGAGATCACCGCCGAGAAGGCCGCGGCGCGCACCACCAACGTGGCGGCCTTCACCCGCAACCGGCCTGCCCGCAAGCCGTTTCCCGAGCATTTGCCGCGCGAGCGGGTGGTCGAGCCGGCTCCGTCGGCCTGCTCCTGCTGCGGCGGTGACCGTCTGCGCAAGATCGGCGAGGACGTCACCGAGACCCTGGAGGTGATCCCGCGCCAGTGGAAGGTCATCCAGCGGGTCCGCGAGAAGTTCAGCTGCCGGGACTGCGAGAAGATCAGCCAGGCGCCGGCGCCCTTCCATGTGACCCCGCGCGGCTGGGCCGGCCCCAGCCTGCTGGCCATGATCCTGTTCGAGAAGTTCGGGCAGCACCAGCCGCTGAACCGCCAGGCCGAGCGCTATGCCAAGGAGGGTGTGCCGCTCAGCCTGTCCACGCTGGCCGACCAGGTGGGCGCCGGCTGCGCCGCCCTGGAGCCGTTGATCCGGCGCATCGAGGCCCATGTGTTTGCCGCCGCGCGTCTGCATGGCGACGACACCACGGTGCCCGTCCTGGCGAAGGGCAAGACCGACACCGGCCGATGTTGGGTCTATGTCCGCGACGACCGCCCCTTCGGCGGACCGGCACCACCGGCGGCCATGTTCTACTATTCGCGCGACCGGAGAGGTGAACACCCCCAGGCCCATCTCGCTGGGTATGCCGGGCTGCTCCAGGCGGACGCCTATGGGGGCTATGGCGCACTCTACCTGCCCGACCGAAAACCCGGGCCAATCCTGGAGGCCGCCTGCTGGGCGCATGCGAGGCGTCCGTTCTTCGCCCTAGCCGACCTGGCGGCCAATGCCCGCCGCAAGGCCGAGGGCCGGGCTGCCTCGGTGATCTCGCCCCTGGCGCTGGAGGCGGTCCGGCGCATCGACGCCCTGTTCGAGATCGAGCGCGCCATCAGCGGCCAGGACGCCGACCGGCGGCGGGCGATCCGCCAGGAGCTCAGCGCCCCCCTGGTCGCCGACCTGGAACGATGGCTGACGGAGAAGCGCGCCGGTCTGTCGCGAGGCAACGATCTTGCCAAGGCCATGGACTACATGCTGAAACGCTGGCCCGCCTTCACCCGCTTCCTCGACGACGGCCGCGTCTGCATGACCAACAATTCCGCCGAACGCGCCCTTCGTGGCATCGCGCTCGGCCGGAAGTCCTGGCTCTTCGCCGGGTCCGACCGCGGTGGACAGCGTGCCGCCTCCATGTACAGCCTCATCGTCACAGCCAAGATGAACGACATCGATCCGCAAGCCTGGCTGGCCGATGTCCTTGCACGGATCGCGGGTCACCCCGCCAGCCGCATCGACGAACTCCTGCCCTGGAACTGGCGGAACGCCAACCCGGCCTCCGCCGTCGCCGCCTGA
- a CDS encoding tyrosine-type recombinase/integrase: protein MKTKRKCVLDNKVYIFIRDNAKLLIWHYYFTHNGDQFRGSTGHRDVGDATVAAISRYKAVRDGEVLVQTTRTSFKDVAERWLKVNGTNRDIANKRKAVEKFFIPYFHDVLKLADIGKIRQSHLTDYIEWRRAYHTTGPGSQNLKKGYKRDGKRVQANAQSYGVPKNDTLNRENQNLNQIIAFAKKEGLIDSRNLAHIDKLDSDGDVRPAFTSQQCDTLIKMAMDRMGEDRGKHIQAQRKSLYNFVVLLRYTGLRPHEGLNLQWADIDLDRSRFDIKKGKTGKRVVPMAFPELIAMFRQMLVDQTVDGVSPTGFLFTNPNGKRVGSFKTSFETLVQACGFKSDDPKGYSFYSFRHHLATYLTGVGLPDGLSVQIMGTSRRMMDAHYDHSNASAVLEWFDNRRGPSGNAGVVQVVAGSGPLLQMGSDGLLVLG, encoded by the coding sequence ATGAAGACAAAGCGTAAGTGTGTATTGGACAACAAGGTTTATATATTTATTCGTGATAATGCTAAATTACTAATCTGGCACTACTATTTTACTCATAATGGCGATCAGTTTCGTGGATCAACCGGTCATAGAGATGTCGGTGATGCCACGGTCGCTGCAATCAGCCGATACAAGGCTGTGCGTGATGGAGAGGTTTTGGTTCAGACCACCCGGACATCATTCAAGGATGTGGCTGAACGGTGGCTGAAGGTCAACGGAACCAATCGGGACATAGCCAACAAACGCAAGGCGGTGGAGAAGTTCTTCATTCCATATTTCCACGATGTGCTGAAGCTGGCTGATATCGGGAAGATCCGCCAAAGCCATCTGACGGATTATATAGAGTGGCGTCGGGCTTATCACACCACTGGTCCTGGCAGCCAAAATCTCAAGAAGGGCTATAAGCGGGATGGCAAAAGGGTTCAGGCAAATGCCCAATCCTATGGGGTTCCCAAGAACGACACGCTCAATCGTGAAAACCAGAACCTGAACCAGATCATCGCCTTCGCCAAGAAGGAGGGGTTGATAGATTCCAGGAATCTTGCCCACATTGATAAGCTGGATAGCGATGGCGATGTACGACCGGCTTTCACCAGCCAGCAGTGCGACACATTGATCAAGATGGCGATGGATCGGATGGGGGAGGATCGCGGCAAACACATCCAAGCCCAACGCAAGTCGCTATACAATTTCGTGGTCCTGCTTCGCTACACAGGTCTACGTCCCCATGAAGGCTTGAACCTACAATGGGCTGATATCGATCTGGATCGCAGCAGGTTCGACATCAAGAAGGGTAAGACCGGCAAGCGGGTTGTTCCCATGGCATTCCCGGAATTGATTGCCATGTTCAGGCAGATGCTGGTGGATCAAACCGTCGATGGGGTTTCCCCTACTGGATTCCTCTTCACCAATCCCAATGGTAAACGTGTGGGGTCGTTCAAGACGTCCTTCGAGACGTTGGTACAAGCCTGTGGGTTCAAATCCGATGATCCCAAGGGCTATTCCTTCTATAGCTTCCGGCATCACTTGGCGACCTACCTTACCGGCGTGGGGCTTCCAGATGGGTTGTCGGTTCAGATCATGGGCACCAGCAGGCGCATGATGGATGCCCATTATGACCATTCCAATGCCAGTGCCGTGCTGGAATGGTTCGATAATCGGCGGGGTCCGTCTGGGAATGCAGGTGTGGTTCAGGTGGTCGCCGGTTCTGGTCCGCTGCTTCAGATGGGTAGTGATGGGCTGTTGGTCCTGGGATGA
- a CDS encoding DNA adenine methylase translates to MTDSPNLQHNQGFMELLQGAQSVVAEIHSNATRSKQSLYQLLERTYQIAKQAEKAPDDFMKFTQTTYDANGWGKVGAKPLSKVYAIILKMAFGKDADKTAISRYSTALKRLEIQNTSITTDQDSVSTAIEESGGVESLIAAARDAKKVSTGKPKRTMEDDEKAVLRNQPTHTFEFSGQSGFKLALIHVDDKGVAKILSERPDKDVKAAILAASKERYPRLSPTPYVGGKYSQLRLLDQWFPDEISEYREPFIGGGATFLFIKNSRPGQNIKYWINDKAGDVFRFWSQIQSDPVALVKAIQSHIDKADGDANVAKQIMNRISPDRVGDDQLLAATAFLLSKLWSFRNMDNGGVSPLMVKKDPSALFNKILNVVHPLLKGVKITNKDVLDLLKDSPKKAGVFIFLDPPYDDQESLYQTFLGNRTAGASAELRKQELVRSHWEYSMAVAKCPHRWLMTHSDTELFKTRSVFTALSQRDEFQFQFHKHKIMSGITNKVQTEVLTSNYKPGEPDTRLDTIRKLDQFLAEQGEIGAPIDWADINQQLGVTQAQVDAAGSNIFGV, encoded by the coding sequence ATGACTGATTCGCCAAATTTGCAGCATAACCAGGGCTTCATGGAACTCCTTCAGGGTGCACAGTCAGTCGTTGCTGAAATCCATTCCAACGCCACTCGTAGCAAGCAATCCCTCTACCAGCTATTGGAACGAACCTACCAAATCGCCAAACAAGCTGAAAAAGCCCCAGATGACTTCATGAAATTCACCCAGACAACCTATGACGCCAATGGATGGGGCAAGGTCGGGGCTAAACCATTATCCAAAGTGTACGCAATCATCCTGAAAATGGCGTTTGGGAAGGATGCCGACAAAACTGCGATCAGCCGATATTCCACCGCATTGAAGCGCCTCGAGATTCAGAATACATCCATCACCACGGATCAGGATTCGGTCTCAACTGCGATTGAAGAATCTGGCGGGGTCGAATCTCTCATTGCTGCTGCTCGAGATGCCAAGAAGGTTTCTACCGGCAAACCGAAACGGACCATGGAAGATGATGAAAAGGCAGTACTTCGCAATCAGCCGACACACACGTTTGAATTTTCAGGTCAGTCAGGATTCAAACTCGCCCTCATCCATGTTGATGATAAGGGTGTTGCCAAGATCCTGAGCGAACGACCAGACAAGGACGTCAAAGCGGCAATTCTGGCTGCTTCAAAAGAGCGGTATCCAAGGCTATCACCCACCCCATACGTCGGTGGAAAGTACAGCCAGCTCCGTCTTCTGGATCAATGGTTCCCTGATGAGATTTCCGAGTACCGTGAGCCCTTCATTGGTGGTGGGGCTACATTCCTGTTCATCAAGAATTCCCGTCCTGGGCAGAACATCAAATACTGGATCAATGACAAGGCTGGGGACGTTTTTCGGTTCTGGTCACAGATTCAATCTGATCCAGTGGCGCTGGTTAAAGCCATCCAAAGCCATATTGATAAGGCAGACGGGGATGCAAATGTAGCTAAACAAATAATGAATAGGATTTCTCCGGATAGAGTCGGAGATGATCAGCTCCTGGCTGCAACAGCATTCCTTCTGTCTAAGCTTTGGAGCTTCAGAAATATGGATAACGGGGGTGTCTCTCCGTTGATGGTGAAGAAGGATCCCTCCGCTCTATTCAACAAGATCTTAAATGTTGTTCATCCGCTGCTAAAGGGTGTGAAAATCACCAATAAGGACGTCTTGGACCTGTTGAAGGACTCTCCGAAAAAGGCTGGGGTGTTCATTTTTCTTGATCCACCCTATGACGATCAAGAATCACTCTATCAGACATTTCTGGGCAACCGGACAGCAGGGGCTTCTGCAGAATTGAGGAAGCAGGAGCTTGTGAGATCCCATTGGGAATACAGCATGGCTGTGGCGAAATGCCCCCATCGATGGCTAATGACCCATAGCGACACCGAACTGTTCAAAACACGTTCGGTCTTCACCGCTCTCAGCCAACGCGATGAATTTCAGTTCCAATTCCATAAGCACAAGATCATGAGCGGTATCACTAACAAGGTGCAGACCGAGGTTTTGACCTCAAACTACAAGCCAGGTGAGCCAGATACCCGATTGGACACCATTCGGAAACTGGATCAGTTTCTCGCTGAGCAGGGGGAAATTGGAGCCCCGATTGATTGGGCTGACATCAATCAGCAACTGGGTGTGACCCAGGCACAAGTGGATGCTGCCGGATCAAATATCTTCGGTGTCTGA
- the tnpA gene encoding IS66-like element accessory protein TnpA gives MDRNSTGRRRNRSWPEDLKREIVAATYEPGASVAGVARRYGVNDNQVFTWRKRFGGQQGETVPAHMVPVVVAEDMAASGRKEASSSAGVVEIDLAGGYRVRVGDGVGAQLLCRVLDVLERR, from the coding sequence ATGGACAGAAACTCGACCGGGCGGCGGCGGAACCGTTCTTGGCCTGAGGATCTGAAGCGGGAGATCGTCGCGGCGACCTACGAGCCCGGGGCCTCTGTGGCCGGGGTGGCGCGGCGGTACGGGGTCAACGACAATCAGGTTTTCACTTGGCGCAAGCGTTTCGGGGGACAACAGGGCGAGACGGTGCCGGCCCATATGGTGCCGGTGGTGGTGGCCGAGGACATGGCGGCCTCCGGGCGGAAGGAAGCCTCTTCTTCTGCCGGCGTGGTGGAGATCGATCTGGCTGGTGGCTACCGTGTCCGTGTCGGCGATGGTGTCGGTGCCCAGCTGCTGTGCCGGGTCTTGGACGTGCTGGAGCGGCGATGA
- a CDS encoding DEAD/DEAH box helicase, whose protein sequence is MSGNTINYVDAICGAGKTHGAILYAIDQAANQDAKIAIIQPSRELILQTEVAMTKQIRSMGVEVPLTTIYSDDDITQGDYVSVSTRIQDHLKKAAEIPTGQILIITHAAFLSLPHWHRKDSWEIIIDEVPNIAPFHRYELEENSDLLKNLARIEPDRGSPAYNKVVVNDRELVEKAILLNNDVFGVFRDLAKNLINPHADIYCLKGQWDRLSTKGNDSIDFFGVVGSSLVKGYSKVTIMGAHFPDSLLAMIWNKEGVRFVENKGIQLRHTDHDIGARQLTVNYLSELSWSKALKRKVGISHSSIGCILPSIQAILGTCPFIWCANNDLLNQAVDPHFRGSATRISNVSHGINQHQGVHQVLVLSALNLTTDHFKFLEQRFMIDHTEVQKAISHETIYQALMRCSLRDPAATDPVTIIVPDRSLGEWLVRQFNDNGRIKLNRVQTDIPLLETKSGSTSRMGGRPPVNVVAMTNAKRESKHRKKKRQIRNGIMAISLGLRGVDETPLDSSSVYPCLEVSLIKDIHSAPIDFEVLNNDELISQLKVCWEFKANSKHDNILISPARFVEKEGIDTKRGLENVISVHGIWLDQDDGTLTPDEMNRIFPDIRFVAMNSYSGNKRYFFPTTIPMTLEAYHAIWDIMVTAIETYGYSKDKAASNFHGIDKSKRPACSMFYVPCQAKDPSKSFWVEFPGVDIDPLFFIENYLLPDPTEYVASTAFANPVSDGMKRLREAIARTSNDNEVAKARQVSMVISQWRNAPKGEGSKEFFLLGCRLRDLGLDESSIRQKLNEEAAYARHPDERRKQISRIVASVIKDGHHPNASNDHGDDQGLRRKG, encoded by the coding sequence ATGAGCGGAAATACAATTAATTATGTTGATGCCATCTGTGGGGCAGGCAAGACCCATGGGGCAATTTTATATGCCATTGATCAGGCGGCGAACCAAGATGCCAAGATCGCCATCATCCAACCGTCCAGGGAATTGATCCTGCAGACCGAGGTGGCGATGACCAAGCAGATCAGGTCAATGGGGGTGGAAGTACCCTTGACCACCATCTACTCGGACGACGATATCACCCAGGGCGATTACGTCTCGGTCAGCACACGGATTCAGGACCACCTCAAGAAGGCAGCAGAAATTCCAACGGGGCAGATCCTCATCATCACCCACGCTGCCTTTCTGTCCCTGCCCCATTGGCATCGCAAAGATTCTTGGGAAATTATCATCGACGAGGTGCCCAACATCGCCCCCTTCCATCGCTATGAACTGGAGGAGAACAGCGATCTCTTGAAGAATCTGGCACGGATCGAACCGGACCGCGGCAGCCCCGCCTACAATAAGGTGGTCGTTAATGACAGGGAATTGGTCGAGAAGGCAATTCTGCTCAACAACGATGTGTTTGGCGTGTTTCGTGACCTCGCCAAGAACCTGATCAACCCCCATGCCGACATCTACTGCCTCAAGGGTCAATGGGACAGACTGTCCACCAAGGGCAATGATTCCATCGACTTCTTCGGCGTGGTCGGTTCCTCGCTGGTCAAGGGCTACAGCAAGGTCACCATCATGGGTGCCCACTTCCCCGATAGCTTGTTAGCGATGATCTGGAACAAGGAGGGCGTCAGGTTCGTCGAGAACAAGGGCATCCAACTCCGCCACACCGACCATGACATTGGAGCCAGACAGCTCACCGTCAATTACCTCTCGGAACTTAGCTGGTCGAAGGCGTTGAAGAGGAAGGTCGGCATCAGCCATTCCAGCATCGGATGCATCCTGCCATCGATCCAAGCGATCTTGGGAACCTGCCCATTCATCTGGTGCGCCAACAATGACCTGCTCAACCAGGCGGTCGATCCCCATTTCCGTGGTTCAGCCACTCGCATCTCCAATGTGTCCCATGGCATCAACCAACACCAAGGCGTCCATCAGGTGCTGGTATTGAGCGCATTGAACCTGACCACCGACCATTTCAAATTCCTCGAGCAGAGGTTCATGATCGATCACACCGAGGTCCAGAAAGCCATCAGCCATGAGACCATTTACCAAGCCCTCATGAGATGCAGCCTGCGAGATCCAGCGGCGACCGACCCAGTGACCATCATCGTTCCCGACAGGTCATTGGGCGAATGGCTGGTTCGCCAGTTCAATGACAACGGCAGGATCAAATTGAACCGTGTTCAAACCGACATTCCTCTTCTGGAAACCAAGTCGGGAAGCACCAGCCGCATGGGTGGTCGCCCACCTGTGAACGTGGTCGCAATGACCAATGCCAAACGCGAATCGAAACACAGGAAGAAGAAACGGCAGATTCGAAATGGAATAATGGCGATTAGCCTTGGTCTAAGAGGGGTAGACGAAACTCCTCTAGATAGTAGTTCCGTCTACCCCTGTTTAGAAGTCTCATTGATCAAAGATATTCATTCCGCACCAATCGATTTTGAGGTGCTAAACAATGACGAATTGATTTCCCAACTTAAGGTCTGCTGGGAATTTAAAGCCAATTCGAAACACGACAATATTTTGATCTCGCCTGCTCGATTCGTTGAGAAGGAGGGGATCGATACCAAACGGGGTCTGGAGAATGTGATCTCCGTCCATGGCATCTGGCTCGATCAGGACGATGGAACCCTGACCCCAGACGAGATGAACCGCATTTTCCCCGATATCAGATTCGTCGCCATGAACAGTTATTCGGGAAACAAACGATACTTCTTCCCCACCACCATCCCCATGACCCTCGAGGCATACCATGCCATCTGGGACATCATGGTCACTGCCATCGAGACATACGGCTACTCGAAGGACAAGGCTGCCTCAAATTTCCATGGAATTGATAAATCCAAGCGACCCGCCTGCTCCATGTTCTATGTGCCCTGTCAAGCCAAAGACCCATCGAAATCATTCTGGGTGGAATTCCCTGGAGTGGACATCGACCCATTGTTCTTCATTGAAAACTACCTGCTGCCAGACCCAACAGAATATGTTGCCTCCACCGCCTTCGCCAATCCAGTGTCAGATGGAATGAAGAGGTTGCGAGAGGCAATTGCACGAACCAGCAATGACAACGAGGTCGCCAAAGCCCGCCAGGTCAGCATGGTGATCAGCCAATGGCGCAATGCCCCCAAGGGCGAGGGATCGAAGGAATTCTTCCTCCTCGGTTGCCGCCTCCGTGACCTTGGACTCGACGAATCCTCGATCCGCCAGAAGCTCAACGAGGAAGCCGCCTATGCCCGCCACCCAGACGAACGACGCAAGCAAATATCGAGGATTGTCGCCTCGGTCATCAAAGACGGTCATCACCCGAATGCATCCAACGACCATGGTGATGACCAGGGGCTACGTCGGAAGGGATGA